A section of the Candidatus Melainabacteria bacterium RIFOXYA2_FULL_32_9 genome encodes:
- a CDS encoding RIP metalloprotease RseP translates to MHIITMLFLLSILVLVHELGHFSVARMLGITVERFGFGLPFGPTLFETTWGKTKIVVHAFLLGGYVAFPDDDPDSDVPDDDPGRISNRKPWERFLVIIAGVTANIIIAFLIVLFVGVASGGVPSGDYKVIVDGIQTDKTLSASSINIKPEDKIVSANGVVIDSPYKFIELAKRSKKFDNYVSYDKISAQTKAILNLNPDIVNNKNTVIPKGTSIKLPASSYEDSLTIPKDGLVGISEHKPDGQKLSENQQKLRNSLSDKDYYISDGQTTLTDLATATGDTVHPINIVVDRNGEMVQLSSAYPNKEGVIGIKLRSEEVNIPVTGPISSIKGSWDFLYRNTNYMVSGLGMIVTGQIPFHDLHGIVAITKVGSDIIEKRGLWDGLLLTALISIDLAIVNILPIPALDGGHLLFLAIEKLRGRPVNEKTQEAFAKFGFLFLIGLMIFIIFNDILALVTDKI, encoded by the coding sequence ATGCATATTATTACAATGTTGTTTTTACTAAGTATTTTGGTTCTTGTTCATGAATTGGGGCATTTTAGTGTTGCCAGAATGCTGGGAATAACCGTTGAAAGATTCGGGTTTGGTTTACCCTTTGGTCCTACATTGTTTGAAACAACATGGGGAAAAACAAAAATAGTGGTTCATGCCTTTTTATTAGGTGGTTATGTTGCTTTTCCTGATGATGATCCTGATAGTGATGTTCCAGATGATGATCCTGGCAGAATTTCAAACAGAAAACCCTGGGAAAGATTTTTAGTAATTATTGCAGGTGTTACTGCTAACATCATAATAGCTTTTTTAATTGTTCTTTTTGTTGGAGTAGCTTCTGGAGGAGTGCCTTCTGGAGATTACAAAGTTATTGTAGATGGGATTCAAACAGATAAAACTTTATCTGCAAGTAGCATAAATATTAAACCTGAAGACAAAATTGTTTCAGCTAATGGGGTTGTTATTGATTCTCCCTACAAATTTATTGAACTTGCAAAAAGAAGTAAAAAGTTTGATAACTATGTTAGTTATGACAAAATTAGTGCTCAGACAAAAGCTATTTTGAATTTAAACCCTGATATAGTAAATAATAAAAATACTGTTATTCCAAAAGGAACCAGTATTAAATTACCTGCTTCATCCTATGAAGATTCTTTAACTATACCTAAAGATGGTTTAGTAGGTATCTCAGAACATAAGCCTGATGGGCAAAAACTGAGCGAAAACCAGCAAAAACTAAGAAATTCTCTTTCGGATAAAGATTATTATATATCTGATGGACAGACAACTCTTACAGATTTAGCAACAGCTACTGGAGATACTGTTCATCCTATTAACATTGTTGTTGATAGAAATGGTGAAATGGTACAACTTTCTTCTGCTTATCCAAACAAAGAAGGTGTTATTGGTATAAAATTAAGATCTGAAGAGGTTAATATTCCTGTTACCGGACCTATTTCATCCATAAAAGGATCTTGGGATTTCTTATATAGAAATACTAATTATATGGTTAGTGGTCTTGGCATGATCGTAACAGGCCAAATACCTTTTCATGATTTACACGGAATAGTTGCAATTACTAAAGTCGGCAGCGATATTATTGAAAAAAGAGGTTTGTGGGATGGTTTATTGTTAACAGCTTTAATTAGCATAGATCTTGCTATAGTTAACATTTTACCAATTCCTGCTCTCGACGGTGGACATTTATTATTTCTGGCAATCGAAAAACTTAGGGGCAGACCTGTTAACGAAAAAACACAGGAAGCTTTCGCAAAATTTGGATTTTTATTCCTTATAGGTTTAATGATATTTATTATATTTAATGATATTTTGGCTCTTGTAACTGATAAAATATAG